From one Gemella morbillorum genomic stretch:
- a CDS encoding M24 family metallopeptidase, whose product MKLSRTNKILSKMKEQGINQAIISDPYSIFYLTGHLEHPGERFYAVLLDENGNHKLFVNALFPIENDLGLEKVVYSDTDNPIETLSKVISDGAVVGIDKILPARFLLPLMQYLPNSKFVDVSLIVDRIRMIKDEEEKELMRRASLLNDEACQRVINSITAEKSEKDIVKDLLAIHEDLGVEGLSFDPIIGYGANGANPHGTVGDRYLKPGDSIIVDMGGIKDNYCSDMTRTVFWKQPSPKAREVFETVLEAQKRACALVKPGVRFCDIDAACRDYITEKGYGEFFTHRTGHHIGLECHEYGDISSINETKCEPGMIFSIEPGIYLPGELGVRIEDLVLVTEDGCEILNKLNKELVVIGE is encoded by the coding sequence ATGAAACTTTCAAGAACTAATAAAATCTTATCTAAAATGAAAGAACAAGGTATCAATCAAGCTATTATTAGCGATCCTTATTCAATTTTCTACTTAACTGGTCACCTGGAACATCCAGGAGAAAGATTTTACGCTGTATTACTTGACGAAAATGGTAATCACAAACTTTTCGTTAATGCTCTATTCCCTATCGAAAATGATTTAGGTTTAGAAAAAGTAGTGTACTCTGATACTGATAATCCAATCGAAACACTATCTAAAGTTATTTCTGATGGAGCAGTTGTAGGTATTGATAAAATTCTTCCAGCTAGATTTTTATTACCACTTATGCAATATTTACCAAACAGCAAATTCGTTGATGTATCTCTAATCGTTGACCGCATTCGTATGATTAAAGATGAAGAGGAAAAAGAACTTATGCGTCGTGCATCTCTTCTAAACGATGAAGCTTGTCAAAGAGTTATTAACAGCATCACAGCTGAAAAATCTGAAAAAGATATAGTTAAAGACTTACTTGCTATTCACGAAGACCTTGGAGTTGAAGGATTGTCATTTGATCCAATTATCGGATATGGCGCAAACGGAGCTAACCCTCACGGTACAGTTGGTGATAGATATCTAAAACCTGGAGACTCTATTATCGTTGATATGGGTGGAATCAAAGATAACTACTGTTCTGATATGACTCGTACAGTATTCTGGAAACAACCAAGCCCTAAAGCGCGCGAAGTATTCGAAACTGTTTTAGAAGCTCAAAAACGTGCTTGTGCTCTAGTTAAACCTGGGGTTAGATTCTGCGATATAGATGCAGCTTGCCGTGACTATATTACAGAAAAAGGATACGGAGAATTCTTCACACACCGTACAGGACACCACATCGGTCTTGAATGTCACGAATACGGAGATATTTCTAGTATCAACGAAACTAAATGCGAGCCAGGTATGATTTTCTCTATCGAGCCAGGTATCTACCTTCCTGGAGAACTTGGAGTTCGTATCGAAGACTTAGTACTTGTAACTGAAGATGGTTGCGAAATATTAAACAAACTTAACAAAGAATTAGTAGTTATCGGAGAATAA
- a CDS encoding aminopeptidase P family N-terminal domain-containing protein, which produces MVVNERIAQLRALMDKNGIDVYMVPTADFHNSEYVGEHFKARAFMSGFTGSAGTLVVTKDFAGLWTDGRYFLQGEKQLAGTVVELQKMGEPGVPKIVDFVVENTPENGVAGFDGRVVMFGEGKEIATKLKHKNATVKYEVDLVDEIWTDRPPLSEAPAFYLNLERAGETVASKLERVRKEMKEAGANVHVITTLDDIGWLLNIRGMDVDFFPLLLSYAIVYEDRVDLYVDERKLSDEIKGHLKEDNVVIKPYNDVYADVKKFTEKDVVLVDPARLNYAAFNNIPKEVTLVEKRNPTILMKAIKNEVELQHTIRAHVKDGVAHTKFIYWLKQLVKQGISEQEDELSASDKLVEFRKEQGGFICPSFAPICGHAENGAIVHYSSTEETSIPLRPGTFFLTDTGGHYEEGSTDITRTTAMGEVSDRLKEDYTKVLQCHLRLSRLKFMEGVCGANVDLFARAPLWYGYENFNHGTGHGVGYLGNIHEGPQGIHWGIYRSAEPFKHGMTMTNEPGLYISGSHGIRLENELIIRNSVKNEYGQFMEFEVMTFVPWDLEAVVVDMLTSEDKYELNKYHAKVFEVLSPYFEGEELEWLKEATRAV; this is translated from the coding sequence ATGGTAGTAAACGAAAGAATAGCTCAATTAAGAGCGTTGATGGACAAAAACGGTATAGATGTTTATATGGTACCGACAGCCGATTTCCACAATAGTGAGTACGTAGGTGAACACTTTAAGGCACGTGCATTTATGAGTGGGTTTACAGGTTCAGCAGGTACGCTTGTTGTAACAAAAGACTTTGCGGGATTATGGACTGATGGTCGTTACTTCTTACAAGGTGAAAAACAATTGGCAGGTACTGTAGTTGAACTTCAAAAAATGGGGGAACCAGGTGTTCCTAAAATTGTAGATTTTGTTGTAGAAAATACACCTGAAAATGGTGTTGCAGGTTTCGATGGACGTGTTGTTATGTTTGGTGAAGGAAAAGAAATTGCAACAAAATTAAAACATAAAAATGCAACTGTAAAATATGAAGTTGATTTAGTAGATGAAATTTGGACAGATAGACCACCGTTGTCAGAAGCCCCAGCATTTTATTTAAACTTAGAACGCGCTGGGGAAACTGTTGCCAGTAAATTAGAGCGAGTTCGTAAAGAAATGAAAGAAGCAGGAGCTAATGTCCATGTAATTACAACTTTAGATGATATAGGTTGGTTATTAAATATTCGAGGTATGGATGTAGACTTCTTCCCATTATTATTAAGTTATGCGATAGTATACGAAGATAGAGTAGACTTATATGTAGATGAAAGAAAACTATCTGATGAAATTAAAGGACACTTAAAAGAGGATAATGTAGTTATTAAACCTTATAATGATGTATATGCAGATGTTAAGAAATTTACAGAAAAAGATGTAGTTCTAGTTGACCCAGCTCGTTTAAACTATGCTGCATTTAATAATATTCCTAAAGAAGTAACATTAGTTGAAAAGCGTAATCCTACGATCTTAATGAAAGCTATCAAAAATGAAGTAGAATTACAACATACAATTAGAGCGCACGTTAAAGATGGTGTTGCACATACTAAATTTATTTATTGGTTGAAACAATTAGTAAAACAAGGTATTAGTGAACAAGAAGATGAATTATCAGCTTCTGATAAACTTGTAGAATTCAGAAAAGAACAAGGAGGATTTATTTGCCCAAGCTTTGCACCAATTTGTGGTCATGCAGAAAATGGAGCTATTGTCCATTACTCTTCTACTGAAGAAACATCTATTCCACTGCGTCCTGGAACATTCTTCTTAACAGATACAGGTGGTCACTACGAAGAAGGATCAACTGATATTACACGTACTACGGCTATGGGCGAAGTAAGCGATCGTCTTAAAGAAGATTATACAAAAGTGTTACAATGTCACTTGCGTCTATCAAGACTTAAATTTATGGAAGGTGTTTGCGGAGCTAACGTAGACCTATTTGCTCGTGCACCATTATGGTATGGATACGAAAACTTTAACCATGGGACAGGACATGGTGTTGGGTACTTAGGAAATATTCACGAAGGACCACAGGGTATTCACTGGGGAATCTATCGTTCTGCAGAACCATTTAAACATGGTATGACTATGACTAATGAACCAGGATTGTACATTTCAGGATCTCATGGTATTCGTTTAGAAAATGAACTTATCATTAGAAATTCTGTGAAAAATGAATACGGTCAATTTATGGAATTCGAAGTTATGACATTTGTTCCTTGGGATTTAGAAGCTGTTGTTGTAGATATGCTTACAAGCGAAGATAAATATGAATTGAATAAA
- a CDS encoding peptide MFS transporter → MSEVAVKNHKPWSFYMSSITFSFERAAYYSSKWLIIIYVTAAVISGGLGESGLGLGKVEGAAMQSNLVAFTYLAPVLLGFIADKLIGARYLIPVGLLLMGLGYGYAGYVGTYSSLWTMIILVSVGTGFFKGNLQAVVGEIFKGDEKRKDDAFSTMYSFINIGSFIGTTAVGLLYVKLATSSANGYLQCFKIAGLLCIIGAIWFVLGYKSLGDVGKHPFAKGEDHHEEKVKVNRPLEKYEVRRVYSIVIISLLSVIFWIFWYLTYVILYDYMPKFIDDKIGTFTVPTSWLDSLNGLACVILGPILGALWYKLARRPQGDWSLYKKASIALFLLGVTFGILALTEFTRGVGAPESQKASILWVILFFIVMSLAEMFFSPLGASFVSKYAPKQILSIMMAVWIVATFGAAKGYSYLYKLVAELPIVNVALGIGGVCVVVALLVFIFEKKLASLVELREGETLVED, encoded by the coding sequence ATGTCAGAAGTGGCGGTTAAAAATCACAAACCGTGGAGTTTTTATATGAGTTCTATCACTTTCTCATTCGAGAGAGCGGCGTATTATTCTTCTAAATGGCTTATCATTATCTATGTTACAGCTGCTGTAATTAGTGGTGGCTTAGGAGAAAGTGGTCTTGGACTAGGTAAAGTAGAAGGTGCAGCAATGCAATCTAACTTAGTAGCCTTTACTTATCTTGCCCCTGTATTATTAGGGTTTATTGCGGATAAGTTGATAGGTGCTAGATATCTTATTCCTGTAGGGTTACTTTTAATGGGATTAGGATATGGTTATGCAGGTTACGTTGGTACTTATTCTTCTTTATGGACAATGATTATCTTAGTTTCTGTTGGAACAGGATTTTTCAAAGGTAATCTTCAAGCAGTAGTTGGAGAAATTTTTAAAGGTGATGAAAAACGTAAAGACGATGCATTCTCAACTATGTATTCATTCATTAATATAGGTTCATTCATTGGAACTACTGCAGTAGGGCTTTTATATGTTAAACTTGCAACATCAAGTGCTAACGGATACCTACAATGCTTCAAAATTGCTGGATTACTTTGTATCATCGGTGCAATTTGGTTCGTTTTAGGTTATAAATCTTTAGGAGATGTTGGTAAACATCCATTCGCTAAAGGTGAAGACCACCATGAGGAAAAAGTAAAAGTAAATCGTCCATTAGAAAAATATGAAGTTCGTCGTGTGTACTCAATCGTAATTATTTCATTATTATCAGTTATCTTCTGGATTTTCTGGTATTTAACATATGTAATTCTATACGATTACATGCCTAAGTTTATCGATGATAAAATTGGAACATTTACAGTGCCAACTTCATGGTTAGACTCACTTAACGGATTAGCATGTGTTATTTTAGGACCAATTTTAGGTGCTTTATGGTATAAACTTGCTAGACGTCCACAAGGAGACTGGAGTTTATACAAAAAAGCTTCAATCGCTTTATTCTTACTAGGTGTAACTTTTGGAATCTTAGCATTAACAGAATTTACTCGTGGAGTAGGTGCGCCTGAAAGCCAAAAAGCTAGTATTCTTTGGGTAATTCTATTCTTCATCGTAATGAGTTTAGCAGAAATGTTCTTCTCTCCATTAGGAGCATCATTCGTTTCTAAATATGCGCCAAAACAAATTCTATCTATAATGATGGCGGTTTGGATTGTAGCAACATTTGGTGCAGCTAAAGGATATAGCTACTTGTATAAATTAGTAGCTGAGCTTCCAATAGTAAACGTAGCTTTAGGAATTGGTGGTGTCTGCGTAGTAGTAGCATTATTAGTATTCATTTTTGAGAAAAAACTAGCTAGTTTAGTAGAACTACGTGAAGGTGAAACTTTAGTAGAAGATTAA
- the pip gene encoding prolyl aminopeptidase, which translates to MGELRTLYPEINENFSKMLKVDDVHTIYYEESGNPQGIPVVFLHGGPGGGTTPTGRRYFDPKAYRIIQLDQRGSGQSTPRACLKNNDTWHIIEDIEKIREELSIEKWLVFGGSWGTTLALCYAIKHPERVLGLVLRGIFLGRREDITWLYEKGGVSEFFPEAFDRYVSIVPEEERHDIIGSYYKRLTSEDRKTREEAAREWSIWEGSVMTLHPVPNVEESAGEINFALSVATIECHFWMNDMFWGGDDNWLLNNVSAIKDIPTYIVHGRYDVDCRPINAYELSKKLNNCDLDFVISGHSSAEPAIVDALVRATDRFKEILK; encoded by the coding sequence ATGGGAGAGTTACGGACGTTATACCCAGAAATAAATGAAAATTTTTCGAAAATGCTAAAGGTAGATGATGTTCACACCATATACTATGAAGAGAGTGGGAATCCACAGGGTATCCCTGTAGTATTTTTACATGGTGGGCCTGGAGGAGGAACTACTCCAACAGGGAGACGCTACTTTGACCCTAAGGCGTATAGAATTATTCAATTAGATCAAAGAGGAAGTGGTCAATCAACTCCGCGTGCATGTCTAAAGAATAATGATACCTGGCATATCATAGAGGATATAGAGAAAATTCGAGAAGAGCTATCGATAGAAAAGTGGCTTGTTTTTGGAGGGAGTTGGGGTACAACATTGGCTCTATGTTATGCGATAAAACATCCTGAACGCGTTTTAGGATTGGTGTTAAGAGGAATCTTCTTAGGACGCCGTGAAGATATAACATGGTTATATGAAAAAGGTGGAGTTAGTGAATTTTTCCCTGAAGCATTTGATAGATATGTATCTATTGTTCCTGAGGAAGAAAGACACGACATTATAGGCTCTTATTATAAGAGATTAACTAGTGAAGACAGAAAAACTCGAGAAGAAGCAGCACGAGAATGGAGTATTTGGGAAGGAAGTGTAATGACGTTGCACCCAGTTCCTAATGTAGAAGAAAGTGCGGGAGAAATTAACTTTGCTCTGTCAGTAGCGACTATCGAGTGCCATTTCTGGATGAATGATATGTTCTGGGGTGGAGATGATAATTGGTTGTTGAATAATGTTAGTGCTATAAAAGATATTCCTACCTATATAGTGCATGGTAGATATGATGTTGATTGTAGACCGATTAATGCTTATGAATTAAGTAAAAAGCTAAATAATTGTGATTTGGATTTTGTTATATCTGGACATTCGTCAGCAGAACCAGCTATTGTAGATGCTTTGGTTCGTGCCACAGATAGATTTAAAGAGATTTTAAAATAA
- the pip gene encoding prolyl aminopeptidase, translated as MAELRTLYPELSANFTKMMKVDDTHTIYYEESGNPDGIPVIFLHGGPGCGTAPSCRRYFDPEAYRIILFDQRGSGKSTPHACLENNDTWHIIEDIEKIREELNIDKWLVFGGSWGSTLSLCYAIKHPERVLGLVLRGIFLGRREDILWIYEEGGASNIHPEAFERYQGIIPEEERGNLIEAYYKRLTSENKEEREQAAKEWSMWEGSLVTLHPDPNLEQSFGEINYAISMATIECHFWMNNMFWNDDNWILNNIEPIKDIPTFIAHGRYDVDCRAIGAWELSKKLNNCELEYLVCGHSSGEPEIVDALVRATDKFKGIIEK; from the coding sequence ATGGCAGAATTAAGAACACTGTATCCTGAGCTTTCAGCTAACTTTACTAAGATGATGAAAGTTGATGATACTCATACAATTTATTATGAAGAAAGTGGGAACCCTGATGGAATACCTGTAATTTTCTTACATGGTGGACCAGGATGTGGGACAGCACCATCGTGCAGACGTTATTTTGATCCAGAAGCGTATAGAATTATTTTGTTTGATCAACGTGGAAGTGGAAAATCTACACCACATGCTTGTCTAGAAAATAATGATACATGGCATATTATAGAGGATATCGAAAAAATCCGTGAAGAACTAAATATTGACAAGTGGTTAGTATTTGGTGGTAGCTGGGGTTCTACACTATCATTATGCTATGCTATAAAACATCCAGAGCGTGTTTTAGGGCTTGTTTTACGTGGTATTTTCCTAGGGCGTCGTGAAGATATACTGTGGATTTATGAAGAAGGGGGAGCAAGTAATATTCACCCTGAAGCATTTGAAAGATATCAAGGTATAATTCCAGAAGAAGAGCGCGGAAATCTTATTGAAGCTTATTACAAACGTCTAACAAGTGAGAACAAAGAAGAACGTGAACAAGCAGCAAAAGAATGGAGTATGTGGGAAGGTTCTCTAGTAACACTTCATCCAGATCCAAACTTAGAGCAAAGCTTCGGGGAAATAAATTATGCTATCTCTATGGCTACTATTGAATGTCATTTTTGGATGAATAATATGTTCTGGAATGATGATAATTGGATTTTAAACAATATTGAACCTATAAAAGATATTCCAACATTTATCGCTCATGGTCGTTATGATGTTGACTGTCGTGCTATTGGAGCATGGGAGCTTAGCAAAAAATTAAATAATTGTGAACTTGAGTACTTGGTATGTGGACACTCTTCAGGAGAACCTGAAATTGTTGATGCCTTAGTACGTGCAACAGATAAATTCAAAGGTATCATAGAAAAATAA
- a CDS encoding alpha/beta hydrolase, which yields MKKHFKKILLGILVILVVAFGFTGNYFYNFALNPKVDKSAIVNQDSDGNKEDKKAVENWFETTKKELTMDSVTKNKLVGYKFENPGAKKWVIVVHGYTSSSFKMANYIKKFYDMGYNVFAPDLIAHGKSEGEFISMGGYDSTDLVNWIKKISEDSGNADIALFGISMGAATVMNSLGKNLPSNVKVFIEDSGYVNLKTEFTYQLKKLFNLPSFPVIPAANTMTKLRAGYFFGDVDATEALKNTKLPALVLHGEADGFVPIEHGKAAYELINSKKEFHSFPGMKHVQAERKFREQYWNIVGEFLNKNFNN from the coding sequence GTGAAAAAGCATTTCAAAAAAATATTATTAGGTATTCTTGTGATTTTAGTTGTTGCCTTTGGTTTTACAGGGAATTATTTTTATAATTTTGCTTTGAATCCAAAAGTAGATAAAAGTGCAATAGTAAACCAAGATAGCGATGGTAACAAAGAAGATAAAAAAGCAGTAGAAAATTGGTTTGAGACTACTAAAAAAGAATTGACGATGGATTCTGTAACTAAAAATAAACTGGTAGGATATAAATTTGAAAATCCAGGTGCTAAAAAATGGGTTATAGTAGTGCATGGGTATACAAGTAGCTCATTTAAAATGGCAAATTATATTAAAAAGTTTTACGACATGGGATATAATGTTTTTGCTCCAGATTTAATTGCCCACGGGAAAAGTGAAGGTGAGTTTATTTCTATGGGAGGGTATGATTCAACTGATTTAGTCAATTGGATTAAAAAAATTTCGGAAGACAGTGGTAATGCTGATATAGCGTTATTTGGTATAAGTATGGGAGCAGCTACTGTTATGAATTCACTAGGCAAAAATCTACCAAGTAATGTAAAAGTATTTATAGAAGATAGTGGTTATGTTAATTTAAAAACAGAATTTACATATCAACTGAAAAAATTATTTAATTTACCTAGTTTCCCTGTTATTCCAGCAGCAAATACAATGACAAAATTACGTGCAGGATATTTCTTTGGGGATGTTGATGCAACCGAGGCGTTAAAAAATACTAAACTTCCTGCCTTAGTGTTACATGGTGAAGCTGATGGTTTCGTACCAATTGAACATGGGAAAGCGGCTTATGAATTAATTAACTCTAAAAAAGAATTCCATAGTTTTCCAGGTATGAAGCATGTTCAAGCAGAGCGAAAATTTAGAGAACAATATTGGAATATTGTTGGAGAGTTTTTAAATAAAAATTTTAATAACTAA